DNA sequence from the Chloroflexota bacterium genome:
GAAGAATCCAGAAGAGAAAAGGAGTGGGTAATGATCAGGATCCTGCCACAAGGGAAGCTAGCGAGGAGAGAAGCGCTCTGGTTTTATTTCTTCATCGCACCGTGGATCATAGGATTCATCTTATTCACCGGCGGCCCCATCATCGCCTCCCTTTACCTGAGCTTCACCAAATACAATGCGGCCAATCCGCCCCAGTGGATAGGCTTGACCAACTATACCCGCCTGTTCCGTGACCGCATCTTCTACAAATCCTTGCAGGTTTCCGCCTATTACACCTTTCTGAGCGTGCCCATTGGGATCGTCGCCTCGCTGAGCCTGGCTATCCTCCTCAATCAGCGCGTGCCCTTCCTGGGTGTATACCGCACGCTGTATTACCTGCCCTCGGTGATCACCGGCGTGGCGGTCGCGCTGTTGTTCCAATGGCTGTTGAATCCCAGCTTCGGCATCGTGAACTACGTGATCGCCTGGCTCCTGGGCCCCAATGGGGTCATCCCGCTGGGCATCACGGGGCCGAGATGGTTCTTCGACCCGAAATGGGTGATCCCGGCCTACGTGCTGCTGAGCTTGTGGGGGTTAGGGGGACCTATGCTGATCTACCTGGCCGGGCTGCAGGGTGTGCCCACCGCCCTCTATGAGGCGGCCACCATCGACGGGGCCAACGCCTGGCACCGGTTCCGTCACGTCACCCTGCCCATGATCTCCCCGGTCATCCTGTTCACCTTCATCACCGGCATCATCGGCTCCTTCCAGGTCTTCACCCAAGCCTACGTGATCTCCAACGGCAGCGGTGGGCCGGCCTACGCCTCCATGTTCTATGTGCTCTACCTGTATCTGAACGCCTTCCGGCGTTATCGGTTCGGATACGCGGCTGCCCAGGCGTGGATCCTGTTCCTGGTTATCCTGGGCCTGACGATCCTCATGTTCAAGGTTTCCCGGCGAGCTGTGTATTAC
Encoded proteins:
- a CDS encoding sugar ABC transporter permease, whose protein sequence is MIRILPQGKLARREALWFYFFIAPWIIGFILFTGGPIIASLYLSFTKYNAANPPQWIGLTNYTRLFRDRIFYKSLQVSAYYTFLSVPIGIVASLSLAILLNQRVPFLGVYRTLYYLPSVITGVAVALLFQWLLNPSFGIVNYVIAWLLGPNGVIPLGITGPRWFFDPKWVIPAYVLLSLWGLGGPMLIYLAGLQGVPTALYEAATIDGANAWHRFRHVTLPMISPVILFTFITGIIGSFQVFTQAYVISNGSGGPAYASMFYVLYLYLNAFRRYRFGYAAAQAWILFLVILGLTILMFKVSRRAVYYEAPGEEEAI